In one window of Cytophagaceae bacterium ABcell3 DNA:
- a CDS encoding 4Fe-4S dicluster domain-containing protein — protein sequence MAIIITDECINCGACEPECPNTAIYEGGAPWTYAGGTSLTEIQLEDGSTMDANAQQDPISEEFYYIVSTKCTECTGFHEEPQCAAVCPVDCCVDDPDVRETEEELLNKKAWLHGE from the coding sequence ATGGCAATAATCATAACAGATGAGTGCATCAACTGCGGAGCGTGCGAGCCGGAATGCCCGAATACCGCTATTTACGAAGGCGGTGCTCCATGGACATACGCAGGCGGTACTAGTCTTACGGAAATACAACTGGAAGACGGCAGTACAATGGATGCCAATGCTCAGCAGGATCCGATTTCAGAAGAATTTTACTATATAGTTTCCACTAAATGTACTGAGTGTACAGGCTTCCATGAGGAACCTCAATGTGCCGCAGTATGCCCTGTAGATTGCTGTGTAGATGACCCTGACGTGAGGGAAACAGAAGAAGAGCTTCTCAATAAAAAAGCATGGCTTCACGGCGAATAA
- a CDS encoding glucosidase, translating into MSNFEKDRVSMTRSNRGWKKWGPYLSDRQWGTVREDYSPFGSAWENFPHEQARSRVYRWGEDGLGGISDNKQWICFAFAFWNEKDPFLKERLFGLTGNQGNHGEDVKEYYYYLDSTPTHSYMKMLYKYPQGEYPYSNLVLENKIRGKHELEYELVDTDLFKDDKYFDIYIEYAKADTDDICIKATIHNRGPEKANLHVLPTIWFRNFWRFAQEDYTPSLSADGDNCINVEHRELGNYQLYFEGADETLFCNNETNHHKVYHHPPEPGYWKDGINDYVVEGNKDAVNPEKTGTKAAAHYKLTLNPGETKEVCLRLSDKTHEKPLEDHPYIFRTRLNEADVFYNEYASNVDSDELKMIQRQAFAGLMWCKQFYYYDVNLWLNGDPGTAPPPERLHGRNKDWKHLNNMEIISMPDKWEYPWYAAWDLAFHCIAYASIDPDFAKRQLILLLREWYMHPNGQIPAYEWSFSDVNPPVHAWATWRVYEIERDMNNGKGDTNFLERVFHKLMLNFTWWVNRKDSEGHNIFEGGFLGLDNIGVFDRSSPLPTGGHIEQADATSWMAMYSLNMLRISLELSKNNSSYEDTASKFLEHFLYIAGAIANLDNKSLNLWDDEDEFFYDVLHTPHGEYIPMKVRSIVGLIPLFAVETLEPHNIEMYPHFKRRLEWFLNYRPHLDSLVSTREVPYLGIRRRFSLLREAKLKKILSRMLDENEFLSEYGIRALSKHHKDNPYEFHTEHGTYSVSYNPGESDSGMFGGNSNWRGPIWFPINYLIIESLMKFYNYYGEEFTIEHPTGSGNLMNLKEVAEELSFRLIKLFMKDEEGKRPAFGGHEKFKDPHFVDNILFYEYFHGDNGRGLGASHQTGWTALVADLIHFHYHKKEEVISEKVKKKNAILKKIISSAK; encoded by the coding sequence ATGTCTAATTTCGAAAAAGACCGCGTCTCGATGACGAGAAGCAACAGAGGATGGAAAAAATGGGGTCCTTACCTATCCGATAGGCAATGGGGAACTGTAAGAGAAGATTACAGCCCGTTTGGTTCAGCATGGGAAAATTTCCCGCATGAGCAAGCAAGAAGCAGGGTTTACCGTTGGGGCGAAGATGGACTAGGGGGAATAAGTGACAACAAGCAATGGATTTGTTTTGCTTTCGCCTTCTGGAACGAAAAAGACCCTTTTTTAAAAGAACGTCTTTTCGGTCTTACAGGAAATCAAGGCAATCATGGAGAGGATGTTAAAGAGTACTATTACTACCTAGACTCTACCCCTACCCACTCCTACATGAAAATGCTCTACAAGTATCCTCAAGGAGAGTACCCATATTCTAACCTGGTACTTGAAAACAAAATCCGGGGGAAACATGAACTTGAGTATGAACTTGTTGACACCGATTTATTCAAAGACGACAAATACTTTGACATATACATCGAATATGCAAAAGCAGACACCGATGATATATGTATCAAAGCAACAATTCATAACAGAGGGCCAGAAAAGGCCAACCTGCATGTCCTTCCAACTATTTGGTTTAGGAACTTTTGGCGTTTTGCTCAAGAAGACTACACTCCTTCCCTATCAGCAGATGGGGATAATTGTATTAATGTAGAGCATAGGGAATTAGGGAATTACCAGCTTTATTTTGAAGGCGCAGATGAGACTTTGTTTTGCAACAACGAAACCAACCACCATAAAGTTTACCACCATCCACCAGAGCCAGGATACTGGAAAGACGGCATAAACGATTATGTGGTAGAGGGCAATAAGGACGCTGTCAACCCTGAGAAAACAGGAACCAAAGCAGCCGCTCATTATAAACTTACCTTAAACCCAGGCGAAACAAAAGAAGTTTGCTTGCGCCTGAGCGACAAAACACATGAAAAGCCATTAGAGGACCATCCTTATATATTTAGGACTAGGTTAAATGAAGCCGACGTTTTTTATAATGAATACGCTTCAAACGTGGATAGCGACGAGCTAAAAATGATCCAGCGGCAGGCCTTTGCAGGCTTAATGTGGTGCAAACAGTTTTATTATTACGATGTCAACCTCTGGCTCAATGGCGATCCAGGAACAGCGCCGCCTCCAGAAAGGTTGCACGGTAGGAATAAAGATTGGAAGCACCTCAACAACATGGAAATTATTTCCATGCCTGACAAATGGGAGTATCCATGGTACGCAGCCTGGGACTTGGCGTTTCACTGCATCGCTTATGCCAGTATAGATCCAGACTTTGCTAAAAGACAGCTCATCTTACTTTTAAGAGAGTGGTATATGCACCCGAATGGACAAATACCTGCTTATGAATGGAGCTTTAGTGATGTAAACCCTCCTGTGCACGCTTGGGCTACTTGGCGGGTATACGAAATTGAACGCGACATGAACAATGGCAAGGGAGATACCAACTTCCTTGAGCGGGTATTCCATAAGCTCATGCTAAACTTTACCTGGTGGGTAAACCGCAAAGACAGTGAAGGCCATAACATCTTTGAAGGGGGATTCCTTGGACTTGATAACATAGGTGTATTTGACAGAAGTAGTCCTTTGCCAACAGGTGGACATATAGAGCAAGCCGATGCTACTAGCTGGATGGCTATGTACTCTCTAAATATGCTAAGAATATCCCTGGAGCTTAGTAAAAACAACTCTTCTTACGAAGACACCGCTTCAAAATTTCTAGAGCACTTTTTATATATAGCAGGAGCCATTGCCAACTTGGACAATAAAAGCCTGAACCTTTGGGACGATGAAGATGAGTTCTTCTACGATGTACTCCACACACCCCATGGAGAATATATCCCTATGAAAGTCCGGTCTATCGTTGGGCTTATACCTCTTTTTGCTGTGGAGACATTAGAGCCACATAATATAGAAATGTATCCACACTTCAAAAGAAGGCTGGAGTGGTTCCTAAATTACCGTCCGCATCTGGACTCTTTGGTGTCTACAAGAGAAGTGCCTTACCTCGGAATAAGAAGACGCTTTTCTTTACTACGGGAAGCCAAGCTTAAAAAGATCTTGTCAAGAATGCTGGACGAAAACGAGTTCTTGTCAGAGTATGGAATCAGGGCACTTTCCAAACACCATAAAGACAACCCTTATGAATTCCATACAGAGCATGGCACTTATTCGGTAAGCTATAATCCGGGTGAATCTGACAGTGGCATGTTCGGCGGAAATTCTAACTGGCGTGGACCAATATGGTTCCCTATCAATTATTTGATCATTGAGTCGCTCATGAAGTTTTACAACTACTATGGGGAAGAGTTTACGATAGAACACCCTACAGGTTCTGGCAATCTAATGAACCTTAAAGAAGTAGCTGAAGAACTGAGTTTTCGCTTAATTAAGCTCTTTATGAAAGATGAAGAAGGCAAACGCCCTGCTTTTGGCGGTCATGAAAAGTTTAAAGATCCTCATTTTGTTGATAATATTCTTTTCTACGAATATTTCCACGGAGATAACGGAAGAGGTTTAGGCGCATCGCACCAAACAGGCTGGACTGCCTTGGTTGCCGACCTTATCCATTTCCATTATCACAAAAAAGAAGAAGTTATTAGCGAGAAAGTGAAGAAGAAAAACGCAATTCTGAAGAAGATAATTTCGAGTGCAAAATAA
- a CDS encoding phosphoglycerate kinase, producing MKTLDTFNFSGKKALVRVDFNVPLNDKFEITDDTRLRAVIPTVNKILKDGGSAILMSHLGRPKEGPAEKFSLKHLTGYLKKTFNTEVKFASDCIGEDAKTMSASLQPGEILLLENLRFYKEEEKGDEAFAEKLSKYGDVYVNDAFGTAHRAHASTAVIAKFFQEKVCGYVMQAELDNAKKVLEKADKPFTAIMGGAKISDKILIIERLLEKVDNLIIGGGMSYTFTKAMGGNIGDSLLEEDKMPLALELIEKAKAKGVNLILPVDTVIADAFKNDASTQVVDKNNIPDGWMGLDIGPETIKLFKDVVSNSKTVLWNGPMGVFEMTNFAKGTIAIAEAVVDATTKGGFSLIGGGDSASAINNLGFGDKVSYVSTGGGALLEYMEGKTLPGVAALQS from the coding sequence ATGAAAACATTAGATACTTTTAACTTCTCTGGGAAAAAAGCACTTGTTCGAGTTGACTTTAACGTCCCTCTAAACGACAAGTTTGAAATTACTGATGATACTCGTCTAAGAGCAGTTATACCTACCGTTAACAAAATTTTAAAAGATGGTGGTTCAGCCATATTAATGTCTCACCTTGGAAGACCTAAAGAAGGTCCTGCTGAAAAATTCTCACTAAAACACCTAACAGGGTACTTGAAAAAAACTTTCAACACAGAAGTAAAATTCGCTTCTGATTGTATCGGAGAAGATGCTAAAACCATGTCTGCATCTCTACAGCCAGGTGAAATTCTCCTACTTGAAAACTTACGTTTTTACAAAGAAGAGGAAAAGGGAGACGAAGCCTTTGCTGAAAAGCTTTCTAAGTATGGCGATGTATATGTAAATGACGCTTTTGGTACAGCACACAGAGCCCATGCATCTACCGCTGTTATAGCTAAATTTTTCCAAGAAAAAGTATGCGGTTATGTAATGCAAGCTGAGCTTGACAATGCCAAAAAGGTTTTGGAAAAAGCCGATAAGCCGTTTACTGCCATTATGGGAGGAGCTAAAATTTCAGACAAAATCCTTATCATCGAAAGACTTCTTGAAAAAGTTGACAACCTTATTATTGGCGGTGGTATGTCTTATACCTTTACCAAAGCTATGGGCGGCAATATAGGAGACTCTCTACTTGAAGAAGATAAAATGCCTCTAGCACTTGAATTAATAGAAAAAGCTAAAGCTAAAGGTGTAAACCTAATACTTCCAGTTGACACTGTTATTGCAGATGCCTTTAAAAATGATGCTAGCACCCAGGTTGTAGACAAAAACAACATTCCTGATGGCTGGATGGGACTTGATATTGGCCCTGAAACCATCAAATTGTTTAAAGATGTTGTCAGCAACTCTAAAACTGTACTTTGGAATGGTCCTATGGGCGTTTTTGAAATGACCAATTTCGCTAAAGGAACCATTGCTATTGCAGAAGCTGTAGTTGACGCCACTACTAAAGGAGGGTTCTCACTTATAGGAGGGGGAGATTCTGCCTCTGCTATTAACAACCTTGGTTTTGGAGACAAAGTATCTTATGTTTCTACTGGCGGTGGCGCACTACTGGAGTATATGGAAGGAAAAACATTGCCAGGAGTTGCCGCTTTACAGTCATAA